One Thalassotalea atypica DNA window includes the following coding sequences:
- a CDS encoding VOC family protein, translated as MKFDHFNITAPMDLLEQVKEFYCQVFDLEVGARPDFKRAGFWLYLSSNQYTKTKSAIVHLTEGTRFIDTPQQSYLNHIAFSLSGRTRFENKLNEMKIRFETSQVPDTNLAQLIFRDPVGNRLEAIFDE; from the coding sequence ATGAAATTTGATCACTTTAATATTACTGCGCCTATGGACTTGTTGGAGCAAGTTAAGGAGTTTTATTGTCAAGTGTTCGACTTAGAAGTAGGAGCTAGGCCTGATTTTAAGCGAGCAGGCTTTTGGCTTTATTTGTCGTCAAATCAATATACAAAAACAAAGAGTGCGATTGTACACCTAACCGAAGGTACGCGGTTTATTGACACGCCACAACAGAGCTATTTAAACCATATTGCCTTTAGCCTATCAGGTCGAACAAGGTTCGAAAATAAACTTAATGAGATGAAGATAAGATTTGAAACAAGCCAAGTTCCGGACACAAACTTGGCTCAATTGATTTTTAGAGATCCAGTCGGTAATCGTTTAGAAGCTATTTTTGATGAATGA
- a CDS encoding sodium/proline symporter: MDRENVVLITLVFYKFLLISIGFWASKRTKNTEDFFIGGKTLGPWVAATSSSASASSAWSLLGVSGAAYTMGLSAIWLFPAVVLGYAFNWLWIAPRIRQLGNQSGAITLADLLAGKDSYSKVIVYCCSFIVVFSFSFYIAAQFQAAGGTFATTFNMDSNKAILLGTLIILIYTLLGGFWAVSVTDTLQGLLMAITAFVLPLAALISVGGYGELFSQLPHELSQTQMSLTGAHTGWLGLAFIAGLLGVGLGNCGQPHVVNRFMAIKDAHSVKVARYIGIAWPIIVIGGMLILGWCARVLLNDVNDNEQVLFSVTNLLFHPVVAGIFVAAVLSAIMSTADSQLLVSASSLSYDLKLKGSAAKQLLISRLTVVGMCLISLLIALYAPEAIFSRVLFAWAAIGSAFGPLLIVLLMGYQVKGINRLLAIICGFGLTVWFNWQPNSPGDILERVLPFFLALAIAYYGRETKKHGNT, translated from the coding sequence ATGGATCGTGAGAATGTCGTTTTAATCACTTTAGTTTTTTATAAATTTCTGTTGATTTCCATTGGTTTTTGGGCCAGCAAACGCACCAAAAATACTGAAGATTTTTTTATCGGCGGCAAAACATTAGGTCCTTGGGTTGCAGCCACGAGTTCTTCTGCCAGTGCGTCGTCTGCATGGAGCTTACTCGGCGTGAGTGGGGCGGCATATACCATGGGGTTATCGGCTATTTGGTTGTTTCCAGCCGTTGTCTTAGGTTATGCCTTTAATTGGTTATGGATTGCCCCACGTATTCGGCAGCTAGGCAATCAATCAGGTGCTATAACTTTAGCAGACTTGCTCGCAGGCAAAGATTCTTACAGCAAAGTGATAGTCTACTGCTGTAGTTTTATTGTGGTGTTTTCTTTTTCATTTTACATCGCCGCGCAATTTCAAGCGGCGGGCGGTACATTTGCAACAACCTTTAATATGGACAGCAACAAGGCTATCTTGTTAGGGACGCTGATCATCTTGATCTATACCTTGCTTGGTGGTTTTTGGGCAGTCAGTGTGACAGATACTTTGCAAGGGCTATTAATGGCGATAACAGCTTTTGTTCTGCCACTTGCAGCCTTGATCAGTGTTGGCGGCTATGGTGAATTGTTCAGCCAGTTACCTCATGAACTCTCCCAAACACAAATGTCGCTAACCGGTGCGCATACCGGTTGGTTAGGTTTGGCATTTATTGCAGGTTTGCTAGGTGTGGGATTAGGCAATTGTGGTCAACCTCATGTGGTTAATCGCTTTATGGCAATTAAAGATGCCCATTCGGTCAAAGTAGCGCGTTACATTGGTATTGCATGGCCAATAATAGTGATCGGCGGTATGCTTATTTTAGGTTGGTGTGCAAGAGTATTGCTCAATGACGTCAATGATAATGAGCAAGTGCTGTTCAGTGTTACAAATTTGCTGTTTCACCCTGTAGTTGCTGGAATCTTTGTTGCGGCGGTACTTTCGGCCATTATGTCGACAGCAGACAGCCAATTGTTGGTTTCCGCTTCATCCTTGTCGTATGACTTAAAATTAAAAGGCTCAGCGGCCAAACAGTTACTTATTTCTCGGCTAACAGTGGTGGGTATGTGTCTGATTTCCTTGTTAATAGCTTTATATGCGCCTGAAGCGATATTCTCTCGAGTGTTGTTTGCTTGGGCTGCGATAGGCTCAGCGTTTGGTCCCTTGTTGATTGTTTTGCTTATGGGCTATCAAGTCAAAGGCATAAATCGTTTGTTGGCGATTATTTGCGGTTTTGGATTAACAGTATGGTTTAATTGGCAGCCTAATTCACCCGGAGATATTCTTGAACGTGTATTGCCTTTTTTCCTGGCGCTTGCTATTGCCTACTATGGACGAGAAACAAAAAAACATGGTAATACATAG
- a CDS encoding GFA family protein, whose amino-acid sequence MKNSGSCLCGDIRFSVQEFEPMIGHCHCKMCQKFHGAAFSTFGEVKLTNLTWLAGEDRLASYCAENGSVRKFCQHCGSSLLFESCFNRETKTVEISLAAFDTLEPVKPDAHIYTDSQVNWCQFNDQLPKFKGYRE is encoded by the coding sequence ATGAAAAATAGTGGATCTTGTTTGTGCGGTGATATCAGGTTTTCAGTGCAAGAGTTTGAGCCAATGATTGGCCATTGCCACTGTAAGATGTGCCAAAAATTTCACGGCGCGGCATTTTCAACCTTTGGCGAAGTCAAACTGACCAACTTAACATGGCTTGCAGGGGAAGATCGTTTAGCCAGTTATTGCGCCGAAAATGGTAGCGTGCGAAAATTTTGCCAGCATTGTGGCTCTAGCTTGCTGTTTGAGTCTTGTTTTAACCGAGAAACGAAGACCGTAGAAATTTCCCTTGCCGCATTTGACACGTTAGAGCCTGTAAAACCTGATGCCCATATCTATACAGATTCACAAGTTAATTGGTGCCAATTTAACGATCAATTACCCAAGTTCAAAGGTTATCGAGAGTAG